The sequence TGCCCAAAGGTAACAATTCCAATCTCGGCATGTATACAGATGGATGATTATTGATCATGGCAAAACCCAAGTCAAAAGGTGAAAGGCCACAAAGCTTCAGCACCTACCACATATCAGCCTttagcagcagagagcagaagaaTTGCAGACTTACATGGTAACTTACATGGCGGCGGGGATAAGCCACTACGATTTAAAGTGCCACCCATTAAAACAAAGTTCATCTCCTCTCCTGAACACTGGAATACTTCCACATAACGGTCCTTCATCATTTTTTTGTGACATTTTTGAGCCACCATAAAGGCTTTGTCAGCAGATTTCATTTGGATAAAAGCATCACCTGATGGTCGTCCctaggggaggggggaaataatCATAAGTCAATCTGTTAGTAAAACACCCAGAGCACAAGAAATGCAGAAAGTATAAGATCAAATGTCTACTGAAAGTCTGTATTGTTCTTTCTCATCTGGCACCAATGACTAATAACTCCACAATTATTTTTAGGAGCAGAAAGGTAACACTCATGTAACCAGCGCCCAGTTAACACAACACTTCCTCTGTCTTGtgcagaaagaaatagagaataaTTCGGCATGCAAACAAAGTTTGGAGGCCTCTAATCCAAACGCTGTCCAAAGCAGGACTAACTTTCAAGTTACATCAGGCCATTTATGGCCATCTCTACTTGAATTCCAAGCATCTTGAGGGGTGGAgattccacagcttctctgggaacCTGTTCAGGTGCTTAACTAATTtctcattgtgattttttttttttttcccccaaccaaTTGGGATTTTCCTTATTGCAGCTTATTAACTTTGTCTCTTATTCTTTTGCTGAGAGGCTCTAGGAAGAAGCTGGTTTTGCCTTCCCTGTAACTACTTTTTACGCAATAGTGTAACAGCATAAAGCTCCAGACATGCTTTAGTAAAGTCCATAGCTACATTAGAAATTGATTTCCAGGTCTGATTTTCTGCAACCTGACAGACATTGCTGTAcgtataaaatattaaaaactttcTTAACAAAACAAATATAGTAGATCTCtctctcatttgttttctttaacacCTCACTATTTCTGTGGCTAATagagtttctttttaaacacaagacaacaaggaaaaaatatccctATGATTGTCATTAAAATATATCCAAAACACAATTTTTAATTATCACCTTCCTTTAAAGCCTGAGAAGTCTCTAATCAAGTTAGAAGTTAGGAAAACCTAATTATTCCACAAATACCACTCAAACAACACAGCTACCATTGAGCAGAAACCCTGAAGCTGACAGAGCAGCTACGCCATCTAACATGAGACATTTGTGTCTTGTGCGTTTCCAGCACTTGACTGAAACACAAGGGACTATTTCAGACAGCCTCCAGGATACATCTATCATTAAAAGAACAAGCTTCATCCTCCCCAGTCTTATGCATACatatatagaaagaaaagcaagtgtgTATGTAAAAGGGGAGGAGAAATTAGGAGAATGAAGGAAAAGACAGGCAAACAACATAATATTTTCTCAAGACTATAGAAGACCTAAAGCACAGCCAAGAACAGGTAAGCCACCCTGACTTCTAACCCTGTTTAATAACTGGAAAGTTAGCCCTCCCATGCAAAATGCTACTACCTGTTGATTAAGGACCATGTGAACTCCATGGGGCTTGATATCAGCTGTGGCATCTCCCATAAATTCCAGGATGTCATCAATGCCAGCAGTGTAAGGAAGGCCTCTGAGCCGGACACAGTCACGTATGCTACCCGTGGCAATGGTATATGGTGGGGGTATGACAGGAATGATGGGAGTTGGGAGAGTGGGAATAAGAGGTGTTGACATATATCGATTAAGTACCTGTTGGCAAAAAAAGCACATTGATAGAGATTTACACATCATCTGGTTGAGCACCAATCAATTCTCACAACACTATTTCACACATTTAAATAAATCCACTTCCaacattagaggaaaaaaaacccaacaccttcTTAAACCAAATTATTGCGGATAGTTTCCTGTTGGGTCTTTGAAAGTTTCAAACTCAGAAGAGGTGAGAGGAAATTTTACAAATTTAATTTGCTAGACCCTAATAACAGACCTTTCTAATCTCATTATAAAAAGTTAAAAGCAGATTACAGTTCATTTTAGAATATCCcaaaaatgaacatttgaaaaCCACATTTGTGCTAATAAACCAGTATTGTCACATACAGTTCTTACTTAAATTAGGGTAAATTAAAGACAGTCATTTTAAAAGAACTGAGACCTGAAATAACTAGTAAGTAAAAACACTAGCTCTAATTCCTTCATAAAACCTGATCGGTTAAGTgagggtgtttgttttttaacctgaGTGCTCATCTCCAAGTGCAGGGTttctggaaggaggaaaaaggagccggggggggggaggataaGAACTATAGGAGACCTTGAtctcaatgttttattttctcttgacTCATTCTCAAATAAGAAAGGGAACATAACTTGCTGTAGGGGCCTGCTGCTGAAAAACATATTCAGCAATGATtatcagaaataaagaaacacaTTCCACTTAAAGAGGTACCAAAAAAGAGGTTACAAAGCTTTAGTTTTGTCAAAAATGATTCAGCCTAGGGAGTTTGTCTCAATAGAAGCCTTTTTTCAAGAATCTACTTGTAGCACCTTTCAGGTCAGAAATCTTCTCCCTCAGTTAGGTATAGAATATTGCAATTACTTTGTTTCAGCACTAAGTAGATGAGAGCTGGCTTTACCTCTTGTAATTACTCAAACAAGGAGCCTGTAATTccctaaaaaaaataatctcttgctcaagcagcaaaaaaatcagGCTGTTACCCTAGACAGCTGTCGTAGAAGAAGTAGTAATGACATATGGATAGAATATAAGTTATACAAGTTTTATCCAGGGGTCTCTAACAAAAATGGGTACAAAGACTTGGTAACTCTGACAGAGTGATTTTGTTCCTTAGAGGACTTAGCTTCATTCTCTCTAAGGAGCAGAACTGacaaggaaggaggggaaaaaaaaaaccaaaacaaatctcaCCATGCCATTTCACTTAGTCTTCACAATACACATATCAGATTCTTGGCTGTTCTAGTCTCCGTATCACAGTACTAAGGGCAAATGGCAGGTCTACAAGTGTGGATATTCTTTCCCTTGCCCCATCACTTCTATGGAAAAGACTTCTCATGTCACATAGGTTGAAACAGTAACTGTATTAAGTTTTTATAGCCAGTGGTTATGCAAAGACCAGATCAAATCTTATAATGGTTTCCTTTGGCATTATCAGTCTAGAAATATTTTGTGTCAGGCAGAAAAATgcaatatgtaatttttttttacaggcttGAGTTGCTGGTGccaaaatgaaatggttttacCAGTTTAAGAAGGTGGTAATAGGAACTGGTGATGGatagggaaaaaagtgaaatatattaTCTTGGGGAAACAAATATTTCACTTCATTTCACCAAAAATCAGATACATCCTGGTAATTCTTAGTTTCCAACAGAGCAGTTGtaggaaaagctgttttaatgCGTCCAGATTTGGATTTAATGTTAGAAATCCTGTACATGGAGACCAGAATTTAAAGACGATACTGCAAATTTTCAAGAAGCATTACTACAATACTATCAatcttgtatatttttaaaattatttttgtgatttcAGTCAACTTTAAGTAGAAGAAAATTATCCAATGATTTTTACTTTACAATTTGagggatgttaaaaaaaagaaacaaacaacaaacagtggcagtaaaaaacaaaaaacaatgttgTGCAATTTTCCATACCAATCAGGAAGCACATATAGCCCTTTCTAGAACTTGACATCTTTAATATAATAGACTATCATGGTTGTCTACAATGTATTTGTGTGCAAGtgttagaagaaatgttttaactGTTAAGTTTCGAGTCTCACAGCCAATAGTTACAACCTGTTGGacttctgctgctgtgctccTGAAGAGTTCAATGTAACGTTTTCCAAgtatttctttgtgctttttaagTGCATTCTGTGCATATTCTTCACAGGAAAATAACACAAATGCATCTCCTGTGGGCCTGCCATCTGGGTACTTGACAAAGAGAAGTCCCTCTTTCCCTCCTGTGACTGGGCACTCTGGCCCCAGGAACCCCAAGACGTCCTCCTGAGTAGCAGTGAATGGAAGGCCTCTCATCCGGATGATAACTTGATTCTCCTTAGATAAGAACTGGGCCACTTCATTGGAGGTGCCTGGTAGAAAGATAACAACATATGGTCAGCCAACAACATATGGTCATGCTGGTCAGTCTATTCCATAGGACCCAGGAGCAGCAAAGCATTAAGGAGCAATATAGGAGGTAAGTAGCTAGCAACAAACCCACAGAAGACCTGAGATACTACTAACTCCCAGTAATCTATTTTGAGGTGAAACTCCCTTACTCTGAAAGTGtttcatattttaatgaaattggAACAAAGATGAGATTAGTATGAACTTATACAAGGTACACAGATGCTTCCACTGCAAAGGCTCATCTTCCTCCCAAACAGCAAGACCTGTCTGTGAACATCACAGCCCAAATGCTCACAGCTCAAATTCAACCACGTGAAACCAGAACTTGATAGGGTCAAGCATTCTTGGAAGACAAAACAGGAAAAGCTACTTCATTATCCATTTGTGTCCTCAGtcaaggggggggggaatcagaacTAGAACAACACTCCTATGACCTTCAGTAATTACACTGAACTCCAGCATCACTTACCTCCTGCAATTTTTAAGAATTCTTCCCCAGTTGCTTTGTAaaccttaaagagaaaaaaaaagagccacaCGTGAAAATTACAATATTCAACTCTAACACACACGTGCTCTTCCACATGTGAGAGAATTGTATTTTGGTACTTTAGGCAAAACAGAATTGCAATTTGTTCTCATTTAAAACTGTAGTCCAAAATATTCAGGTTGCTCTCCGAAGATTTGTTTCAAGTCACTACTTTTTACCTCAATGTATCTGCTACCCATGTGATGCTTATGTCTTTCCAGTGCGAGATCTCTCTGTTCAGAATTGACAAACCGAACTAACGCCtccccatttcttcttccttgagCATTCAGACAAAGAGCCACACCACCTCTGGAAggtaaaaccaacaaaaataaacttAGTTTGAATCTTTAATACATTTCATAAATAATTGTGTAAGAAGAGTAGAGAAATCAGACTTTAACACGGAGtttacagactgaaaaagaaattgctaCTATCcacaatttaatttcatttttcatgtaacGCAACTATACTGCAGAATCTGCTTCAGCGAGATCTTGGATCTCATGCTCTTCACCACTTCCTCAACTTCCACGCAGACGTAAATTTGCAAGCCCTTCCTATCATCTCAGAGATGCAGATTTGAATTTCCTCATacctctaaataaataaaatatattttctcagtgTGGAGAATCTGGAATATATATTAAGTGACAGGTATGCTAAATTAAACCCACTctttatataaatacacacatatatacgcAGAGGTGTACACATATCAATCACATGAAAATTTCCTCCAAACAGCACTAGGAGGTTTCTGAATCTGGCCTGTTTAGGAGGTATAGCAGAATACTGAAGAACTGGCACAAAACTAAAGCTTCTATTATATCTTGGAGTCTGCCTTGATTAACGCAGTAGGAGGAGTTTCTCTCTTTAGGTACTAGCAATAAACAAACATATGTTGGTTTTCAGTTGATAAGTCTCTTCTTCACACACTTCAAAACTCTTTCTTGCACGCCTAAGGCTGGTAAACCTGTTCAGTAATCATGACCATGGAGGGGGAAGGGGCCTGGGTGGGGAAAGACAGTAGAAGCGAGGATTCTAGTGGGGGTTTTGGGACATGTGTgttaaacaaatattaaaagaacTTGCTATTAAAGACAAATTGATAAAGCAAGACAAATTCTTATTATCTTACTTGGCAATGTTGAGTCCTTTGAAAAATCGAGCAATGTCTTGGTCTGAAGACTGCCATGGCAAACCTCTGGCACGTATTACTGTCTCACTGTCCACTGTTTCAGATTTACtactgcacagaaagaaaaaaaaaagcagccaaagtaAGCTTTAATCTAGGTTTTCCATTACCTTAACAAATTTCAGTTTGCAACTAATTTAACCTGTAAATCAGGAGTATATTTGCTATTGAGACTCTTCTAATTCCATTACTTATTTcaataaagaaaggaaagataaCTGGGATAATCCTTTTATATATACAATGCCTAAGATGCACTATGTTGTCACAACATTGCAGTTCCTTAAAAAAGATAGGAAGGCAGTCTCAAAGTGAAGTAATAAGGAACTggattaattttatttgaaagatgtAACAATCCAACATAGAAGGTTACAAGGCAGTCCTAAATATGAATACATATTACTTATGCTTAAGATGTTTCATTCTCCAGTTACTGCgatgtatttgaaaacaaagaaggTTACAAGGCAGTCCTAAATATGAATACATATTACTTATGCTTAAGATGTTTCATTCTCCAGTTACTgcaatgtatttgaaaacaaagaacCATCCTGTTTCTTCTCTCCCTAAACCCAATGTGCAATACAGCGTATCAGACCACTCTTCAGAAGCGCCATGTAGTTCAGCTGCATATAGGGTGCACTAGCCATTACCCCTGTTGACTTAGGGAAAGTTCACAAATATTTCTTCACCACTGGGTAAGATAAGTCAGCCTTGCTGCCATGCAAAACAGAAGCTAGAGAACAAAGAGCGTTTAACTTGCAGTGACTTTAAAGAGACGGACTAAAGTACAGCATTCAACATACCAGCTATAGTCTGTCTACACTGGACTACTGAATACACTGTTACTGTTCTCAGGAACCAACCTACTTTCACAGTGACCGTGAGGAAATATTCACAAGCTTTCCTTGCTGTAGACAAGACTCATCTTTGGTTGTAAACAACCGTGACAAGGGCACTTACCAAGGACCTGTTTCGTACTTGTATTTCACAGTTTCAGGCTCAGTAAATATGTGATCTGCAACAAAACAGGAAGTTTAAATATAACCAGGGTCAGAGATTACTTAAGAATGACAGTACCACTGCCaattcttacagaaaaagaaagatttcagcaTTCTGCATAAATAGGTCACTTACTACAACTTTCAGAGAGCATGCTGAAAATTATAGCCACCATGGTTTTCACTTGCCACACGCCAAAGTCCTCCTCTGTTTCATCTGTCCCTAAACCTAGATCTAAACAGGTGATTATAGAAAACAACAGACTTGCACAATCATTTGTAAACAAGTCATAAGACTTTCCTGATATTAACACAGAACTGGTAATCAAATTTACTGGTCTTAGCGGGGACATATGACCATTCGACATTTGTTACTCTCCTCATAAACTGGTTAATATTCACTTTAACAGTCAACAGTCTGAAAACTATTGATAGCTTACATCATTTCAGtgttaacagtttaaaaaaaaagcggAGTAAGTTTCTATCACTTCAAACGTAACTGAACTTTAACCACCTTCAGCTGGGCCACAAAAATCCTCCTAAAATGTAGATATAGGGTGTtagtttgtttttgggttttttttaattagtttttgttttaaactcagTTCATTCAGGATCGTACAAGAGAACTAATACTATCTTTCTGCAAATAGTAGAAGCTTGCAGGACAACTGGTGCTGAAAAGGCCCACTGATAGCTAAGCCTTTCCTTTAAGATCAAGTATCAATGCAAGTGATGTTTTTCTTTAGTGGATTTACTAAATATGGTTTAGAACTCATTGTTagactcaaattaaaaaaaaaaaaaaattacaagcagAGCCGCCCCCCAGCACACAATTAAGCAAACATTCCTTCCATTTTACCTGTGAGTTTTTAAAACCCACGTCTTAGTTTAGAAGAATAAAACCTGTAGTGATCACAGAGAGAAAACCTAAAGCAGCATAATTGATTCTGGTGTAAAAGCTGCAGCAAAAGGATACATTCTGCCATGGTCTTGATAGTCTGATCTTTCACGGCGGCTGAACTAGGGTAGCAAGTGTGAAATTCTTTGCGCAGATCATAAAAGGAATAGAAGCAGTCTGACAGCAGGAAGTTCTACAAGGAAGGCAAAAAGTTTGTTTTGTACACACCATTCCTTTAAATTCCGTTTAATATTTTTGGACTGAATGAGGCAGTCTCAAAAATCACATAGTTGCATgtcaacagcttgtctatgatAGAGCAGTTAAGTTCCTTTGTAACACAGTTCAAATTCCATAACCTTACAGAATTAGATCACTAGATGAGCAAACCCGAATAGCTTCCGAGCGGCAGACCTGTGCAAAACAGctagggaaggaagaaaaaaaaaaaaatctaggttttGCTGTTTTATAAATACTCCCATTTAGgatactgtattttctcttttgtggCTACACTGAAAAGCAATATTGTACCAAAACACGATaacaaagtttaaataaatattgttaCAGTGTACAAAATATCTTCCAGCAACTTAAAGACATTTATTCAAGAATTTCAATTATATAACATTATTAAACAAACGTTTAAGCTGCCCCTTCACTCAGACATTAGCTTATTTTTTCaaggaacaaaacaaataatTCTGGTCTAATTCACTATTTTGTGTCTCACACTCTCCAACTGTTTTACTATAGAAAAGTTTGACCTTGGTCTAACCAAACAGCACCCACCTTTGTAAATAAAGAATTAAGAAAAGTCGCAAGGTAATGCTTCTTATAATAGTAGGAATAGTAAGAGCTAAGGTCTGAGGCTTAGTAACATTTGATGTGCAGGGGGAAAGAAACTTTCACAAATGATAAAGtattgaaggaggaaaaaagaaaaaagagaaagaaatgcagtatTAAGAGACTCAACACTCAATCAGATCCATTCCTTGATCTGGTATGGACAATTATTTCTTCCACAACATTacagtgtttgttttgctttagtcCATTTGTTTCAAGAGGGAAGTACAAAGAATTACCCACAACCCATATTGCAGGATggcatgaagtaaaaaaaaaaccaaaaccaacaaaaaaccaaaaaccactaTCATGTTTGAATGTTAAATATCATTCCTGTTTCCTTACTT comes from Aptenodytes patagonicus chromosome 11, bAptPat1.pri.cur, whole genome shotgun sequence and encodes:
- the ESRP2 gene encoding epithelial splicing regulatory protein 2 isoform X3; its protein translation is MTASHSDSLVVLFGATAGAYGAKLGSDERELILLVWQVVDLHSKKVGTLHKSLVKADNLDLSDQCREVSGLTPEGLGKAEPLDRVLQQFSQLVSSDLKVLGRSSYTLCSDGQLLIRQVLHPETSKKNFLLSDCFYSFYDLRKEFHTCYPSSAAVKDQTIKTMAEYLGLGTDETEEDFGVWQVKTMVAIIFSMLSESCNHIFTEPETVKYKYETGPCSKSETVDSETVIRARGLPWQSSDQDIARFFKGLNIAKGGVALCLNAQGRRNGEALVRFVNSEQRDLALERHKHHMGSRYIEVYKATGEEFLKIAGGTSNEVAQFLSKENQVIIRMRGLPFTATQEDVLGFLGPECPVTGGKEGLLFVKYPDGRPTGDAFVLFSCEEYAQNALKKHKEILGKRYIELFRSTAAEVQQVLNRYMSTPLIPTLPTPIIPVIPPPYTIATGSIRDCVRLRGLPYTAGIDDILEFMGDATADIKPHGVHMVLNQQGRPSGDAFIQMKSADKAFMVAQKCHKKMMKDRYVEVFQCSGEEMNFVLMGGTLNRSGLSPPPCKLPCLSPPAYAAFQTAAVIPAEAALYQPQALLPTTRTPQASAAAPPTVTYYPAQAAQLYMNYTAYYPSPPVSPTTVGYIAAPPGAVAAAATATHTPILPQPGALVRMQGLPYNTGMKEILSFFQGYQYAPDDYNGLIQLSDQARSVLQAPKEWVCL
- the ESRP2 gene encoding epithelial splicing regulatory protein 2 isoform X1, with the translated sequence MTASHSDSLVVLFGATAGAYGAKLGSDERELILLVWQVVDLHSKKVGTLHKSLVKADNLDLSDQCREVSGLTPEGLGKAEPLDRVLQQFSQLVSSDLKVLGRSSYTLCSDGQLLIRQVLHPETSKKNFLLSDCFYSFYDLRKEFHTCYPSSAAVKDQTIKTMAEYLGLGTDETEEDFGVWQVKTMVAIIFSMLSESCNHIFTEPETVKYKYETGPCSKSETVDSETVIRARGLPWQSSDQDIARFFKGLNIAKGGVALCLNAQGRRNGEALVRFVNSEQRDLALERHKHHMGSRYIEVYKATGEEFLKIAGGTSNEVAQFLSKENQVIIRMRGLPFTATQEDVLGFLGPECPVTGGKEGLLFVKYPDGRPTGDAFVLFSCEEYAQNALKKHKEILGKRYIELFRSTAAEVQQVLNRYMSTPLIPTLPTPIIPVIPPPYTIATGSIRDCVRLRGLPYTAGIDDILEFMGDATADIKPHGVHMVLNQQGRPSGDAFIQMKSADKAFMVAQKCHKKMMKDRYVEVFQCSGEEMNFVLMGGTLNRSGLSPPPCKLPCLSPPAYAAFQTAAVIPAEAALYQPQALLPTTRTPQASAAAPPTVTYYPAQAAQLYMNYTAYYPSPPVSPTTVGYIAAPPGAVAAAATATHTPILPQPGALVRMQGLPYNTGMKEILSFFQGYQLHADSILVLYNFSGQPSGEALVTFPSLDLAKKAVAEKNGQLLGSRYVELYLV
- the ESRP2 gene encoding epithelial splicing regulatory protein 2 isoform X5, encoding MTASHSDSLVVLFGATAGAYGAKLGSDERELILLVWQVVDLHSKKVGTLHKSLVKADNLDLSDQCREVSGLTPEGLGKAEPLDRVLQQFSQLVSSDLKVLGRSSYTLCSDGQLLIRQVLHPETSKKNFLLSDCFYSFYDLRKEFHTCYPSSAAVKDQTIKTMAEYLGLGTDETEEDFGVWQVKTMVAIIFSMLSESCNHIFTEPETVKYKYETGPCSKSETVDSETVIRARGLPWQSSDQDIARFFKGLNIAKGGVALCLNAQGRRNGEALVRFVNSEQRDLALERHKHHMGSRYIEVYKATGEEFLKIAGGTSNEVAQFLSKENQVIIRMRGLPFTATQEDVLGFLGPECPVTGGKEGLLFVKYPDGRPTGDAFVLFSCEEYAQNALKKHKEILGKRYIELFRSTAAEVQQVLNRYMSTPLIPTLPTPIIPVIPPPYTIATGSIRDCVRLRGLPYTAGIDDILEFMGDATADIKPHGVHMVLNQQGRPSGDAFIQMKSADKAFMVAQKCHKKMMKDRYVEVFQCSGEEMNFVLMGGTLNRSGLSPPPCKLPCLSPPAYAAFQTAAVIPAEAALYQPQALLPTTRTPQASAAAPPTVTYYPAQAAQLYMNYTAYYPSPPVSPTTVGYIAAPPGAVAAAATATHTPILPQPGALVRMQGLPYNTGMKEILSFFQGYQDLLHDASARL
- the ESRP2 gene encoding epithelial splicing regulatory protein 2 isoform X2 encodes the protein MTASHSDSLVVLFGATAGAYGAKLGSDERELILLVWQVVDLHSKKVGTLHKSLVKADNLDLSDQCREVSGLTPEGLGKAEPLDRVLQQFSQLVSSDLKVLGRSSYTLCSDGQLLIRQVLHPETSKKNFLLSDCFYSFYDLRKEFHTCYPSSAAVKDQTIKTMAEYLGLGTDETEEDFGVWQVKTMVAIIFSMLSESCNHIFTEPETVKYKYETGPCSKSETVDSETVIRARGLPWQSSDQDIARFFKGLNIAKGGVALCLNAQGRRNGEALVRFVNSEQRDLALERHKHHMGSRYIEVYKATGEEFLKIAGGTSNEVAQFLSKENQVIIRMRGLPFTATQEDVLGFLGPECPVTGGKEGLLFVKYPDGRPTGDAFVLFSCEEYAQNALKKHKEILGKRYIELFRSTAAEVQQVLNRYMSTPLIPTLPTPIIPVIPPPYTIATGSIRDCVRLRGLPYTAGIDDILEFMGDATADIKPHGVHMVLNQQGRPSGDAFIQMKSADKAFMVAQKCHKKMMKDRYVEVFQCSGEEMNFVLMGGTLNRSGLSPPPCLSPPAYAAFQTAAVIPAEAALYQPQALLPTTRTPQASAAAPPTVTYYPAQAAQLYMNYTAYYPSPPVSPTTVGYIAAPPGAVAAAATATHTPILPQPGALVRMQGLPYNTGMKEILSFFQGYQLHADSILVLYNFSGQPSGEALVTFPSLDLAKKAVAEKNGQLLGSRYVELYLV
- the ESRP2 gene encoding epithelial splicing regulatory protein 2 isoform X4 gives rise to the protein MTASHSDSLVVLFGATAGAYGAKLGSDERELILLVWQVVDLHSKKVGTLHKSLVKADNLDLSDQCREVSGLTPEGLGKAEPLDRVLQQFSQLVSSDLKVLGRSSYTLCSDGQLLIRQVLHPETSKKNFLLSDCFYSFYDLRKEFHTCYPSSAAVKDQTIKTMAEYLGLGTDETEEDFGVWQVKTMVAIIFSMLSESCNHIFTEPETVKYKYETGPCSKSETVDSETVIRARGLPWQSSDQDIARFFKGLNIAKGGVALCLNAQGRRNGEALVRFVNSEQRDLALERHKHHMGSRYIEVYKATGEEFLKIAGGTSNEVAQFLSKENQVIIRMRGLPFTATQEDVLGFLGPECPVTGGKEGLLFVKYPDGRPTGDAFVLFSCEEYAQNALKKHKEILGKRYIELFRSTAAEVQQVLNRYMSTPLIPTLPTPIIPVIPPPYTIATGSIRDCVRLRGLPYTAGIDDILEFMGDATADIKPHGVHMVLNQQGRPSGDAFIQMKSADKAFMVAQKCHKKMMKDRYVEVFQCSGEEMNFVLMGGTLNRSGLSPPPCLSPPAYAAFQTAAVIPAEAALYQPQALLPTTRTPQASAAAPPTVTYYPAQAAQLYMNYTAYYPSPPVSPTTVGYIAAPPGAVAAAATATHTPILPQPGALVRMQGLPYNTGMKEILSFFQGYQYAPDDYNGLIQLSDQARSVLQAPKEWVCL